Proteins from one Cryptomeria japonica chromosome 4, Sugi_1.0, whole genome shotgun sequence genomic window:
- the LOC131874781 gene encoding ankyrin repeat-containing protein NPR4-like, which yields MDQTGGMARSLYEAAKSDNVHELNEFGDLRKVANAVTPGGNTALHIAAYDGSLQILQNLLQRSLADEEYGMTFLKAKNKLGNTALHEAAYGGNEQVVNILMTDCQDLKNEINLEGESALFKACEGGHVKIVQLLCPTTDMSMEYYKRSDGQTPLHLAVSKVNADVIGALLRHKPELATEVDNFHRTPLHMAALFQFPVGIIPSFSRDREKLPLIGEMLIRENNFSCYKVDLKKQSALHVAVKEGNAALVKVILKYSSDCLEMVDEDGRTALHLAVNYAPQIFERVGGDRLKAIISSVMSKRLINCIDNKGQTAFDIALQKGNEDRRLYRSIIGYLHNHGAFKKIIDEDSSTILSIKAETWKSDIISVSAVLIATVAFAAAFTLPGGIETKGQGPPAPILINSILFKVFVIFDALAFCYSIGSAILLNFACFASQVEDPVISEISSNALWVALVSLSITFGAAIHLVVASKCLWLAVLVWVMVCLLPVWIRAMSIAGKAHLFPRDRYILAEGIGLVYSVFISIAWVAWVVFFFGLIHPSWCWLRKKIYGINLWKKLKMKSNPGFNQICS from the exons ATGGATCAAACTGGAGGAATGGCCAGATCTCTCTACGAAGCAGCCAAATCAGACAACGTGCATGAGCTTAATGAGTTTGGGGATCTGCGAAAAGTTGCGAATGCGGTAACGCCAGGGGGAAACACGGCGCTGCACATTGCAGCCTATGATGGCTCTCTGcaaatccttcaaaatttgcttcaacgCTCACTTGCCGATGAAGAGTATGGGATGACATTTTTAAAAGCTAAAAATAAGTTGGGAAACACAGCGTTGCACGAAGCGGCATATGGAGGAAATGAGCAAGTCGTAAATATTTTAATGACGGATTGCCAAGATTTGAAGAATGAGATCAACCTAGAAGGTGAAAGCGCTTTGTTTAAAGCTTGTGAGGGAGGTCATGTCAAGATCGTTCAATTGTTGTGTCCTACGACAGATATGAGCATGGAGTATTACAAAAGATCTGATGGTCAAACACCTTTACATCTTGCAGTCTCTAAAGTAAATGCAG ATGTAATTGGGGCGCTTTTACGCCACAAACCTGAACTTGCCACAGAAGTAGATAATTTTCACAGAACTCCGTTGCATATGGCTGCATTGTTTCAATTTCCTGTTGGGATAATTCCATCCTTTTCAAGGGATCGGGAGAAACTTCCCTTAATTGGAGAGATGcttataagagaaaataatttTTCTTGTTACAAAGTTGACCTGAAAAAGCAGTCTGCACTTCACGTTGCAGTCAAAGAGGGGAACGCAGCTTTAGTGAAAGTCATATTAAAATACAGCAGCGACTGTCTAGAAATGGTAGACGAGGATGGCAGAACTGCTTTGCATCTGGCAGTGAATTATGCCCCTCAAATATTTGAGAGAGTTGGAGGAGATAGGCTGAAAGCTATAATATCCTCGGTAATGTCAAAGAGACTGATTAATTGTATTGATAACAAAGGGCAAACGGCATTCGATATCGCGCTACAGAAGGGGAATGAAGACCGACGACTTTATAGGAGT ATTATAGGATATTTACATAATCATGGTGCTTTTAAGAAGATTATTGATGAGGACTCAAGCACCATCCTATCAATTAAGGCCGAAACCTGGAAATCAGATATCATATCTGTAAGTGCAGTCCTAATTGCAACAGTTGCTTTTGCTGCAGCTTTTACTCTACCAGGAGGTATTGAAACCAAAGGACAGGGCCCACCAGCCCCTATATTGATTAACTCTATTCTCTTCAAGGTGTTTGTGATATTTGACGCACTGGCCTTTTGTTATTCTATTGGTTCTGCGATCCTGCTTAATTTTGCATGTTTTGCTAGCCAAGTAGAAGATCCGGTCATATCTGAGATCAGTTCGAATGCGTTATGGGTAGCACTGGTATCATTATCAATAACATTTGGTGCAGCAATACATTTGGTGGTGGCATCAAAGTGTCTGTGGTTGGCTGTGCTGGTGTGGGTAATGGTGTGCCTTCTTCCTGTATGGATAAGGGCAATGTCAATAGCAGGAAAAGCACACTTGTTTCCACGTGACCGCTATATCTTAGCGGAAGGTATCGGTCTTGTATACTCCGTGTTTATTTCCATCGCTTGGGTAGCTTGGGTGGTATTCTTCTTTGGTTTAATTCATCCTTCATGGTGTTGGCTTCGAAAGAAGATCTATGGAATCAATCTTTGGAAGAAGCTGAAGATGAAATCAAATCCAGGATTTAACCAGATATGCAGTTAA